One Rouxiella sp. S1S-2 genomic window, CTTCAAAGGATTTGAAGATTCGACCTACGCCAGCGGCGCCTATTTCGATAAATATTTGCAGGATATCTGGCATCCGAAAACCGAGCGCGTACGCGAGCTATTCGAACAGGCCGGCATCACTATTCCGGGCGTCGCCGAATGGACCGCGCTGAAAGAGTCAGTGATGGCGCATGGGTTATACAACCAGAATCTGCAGGCGGTACCGCCGACGGGGTCTATCTCGTACATCAATAATTCGACCTCCAGTATTCACCCGATTGTCTCGCGAGTGGAAATTCGCAAAGAGGGCAAAATCGGTCGCGTTTACTATCCGGCGGCGTTTATGGATAACGACAATCTTGAGTACTACCAGGACGCCTACGAGATTGGCCCCGAGAAAATTATTGATACCTACGCTGAGGCGACGCAGCACGTGGATCAAGGACTGTCATTAACGCTGTTCTTCCGCGATACCGCCACTACGCGCGACATTAACAAAGCGCAGATTTATGCCTGGCGTAAAGGTATTAAAACCATTTATTACATCCGCCTGCGCCAGATGGCGCTGGAAGGGACTGAAGTTCAGGGCTGTGTGTCGTGCACGCTTTAACTGATTAAATTTAAGGAAAAAGTATGAGCTCGGTTAAACAACTGCTGCCAGCACAGCCGATCAGCAAAGCCATTAACTGGAATAAAATTCAGGATGACAAAGATTTAGAGGTCTGGAATCGACTGACCTCTAACTTCTGGCTGCCGGAAAAAGTGCCGTTATCCAATGATATTCCCTCATGGGCAACGCTGAATGCGAAAGAAAAACAGCTAACGATCCGCGTTTTTACCGGCTTGACGCTGCTCGATACGGTGCAGAATATTATCGGTGCCCCCACGTTGATGAAAGATGCAGTGACCCCGCATGAAGAGGCGGTGTACTCGAATATCTGCTTTATGGAGGCGGTTCATGCACGCTCTTACAGCTCGATTTTCTCAACGCTGTGCATGACCTCAGACGTCGACGATGCTTACCGCTGGAGTGAGGAAAACGTCGCGTTGCAAAACAAGGCGGCGATCGTACTCTCTTACTACAACGGCGAAGATCCGCTGATGAAGAAAGTCGCCAGCGTATTCCTGGAGTCGTTCCTGTTTTATTCAGGATTCTATCTGCCGATGTACTGGTCGAGCCGTGCCAAGCTGACCAACACCGCCGACCTGATCCGTCTGATCATTCGCGACGAAGCGGTACACGGTTATTACATCGGTTATAAGTTCCAGCAGGCGTTGAAGCTCGAAAGCGCCGAACGTCAGCGGCAGATAAAGGATCAGGCATTTGACCTGATTCAGGACCTGTATGACAACGAAGTTCGCTACACCGAAGAGCTGTATGACGGCGTGGGCTGGAGTGAAGACGTGAAGAAATTCCTGCACTATAACGCCAACAAGGCGCTGATGAATCTTGGTTATGAGGCGCTTTTCCCGGCCAGCATGGCGGATGTAAATCCGGCAATATTATCGGCTTTATCGCCAAACGCCGACGAAAATCACGACTTCTTCTCAGGATCTGGCTCATCTTACGTGATTGGTAAAGCGGTAAATACTGAAGATGAGGACTGGAATTTTTAACTTCCCCCCATTGAGTTTGGCAGATAAAAAATGCCTGCGCATAACGTGCAGGCATTTTTTTTACCTTACTGGAATATTATTGCGCAACCCAAACTGCGTGTTGACCCGGCGTATTGCCGACGCTCCAATACGCCGCTTTCCAGGTTTTTCCACCGTAGGTGACCAAGTTGCCATTGGTATAGGTCATTGAAGAACTCCACTCGGTAACCACACTCGCATCAGCAAATGTCCAGTCACTGCCTACGCCCGGTTTGGATCGGGTCCAATTCTTGGCAATATAGTTGACGTTGTTCAAGCTGACTTTATCACCGGTAACGTAGGTTTTACCCTGATCCCAGGCTGGGAAATCGCCCACAGGAGGGGTCGGCGGCGTTGGCGGAGTCGGTGGCGTTGGCGGCGTTACTGCACCGTTGGTTTTAACCGTCACGGTCACGCGCTTAACGTCTTTGCTACCGTCTTTACCGGTCACGGTTAATTGGTAAACCGCTTTGCCATGGGTATTGGGTTTAATTAATGCACGCGCTTTCGCCTGTTTTACTTGCGATACCCAGGA contains:
- the nrdF gene encoding class 1b ribonucleoside-diphosphate reductase subunit beta, whose translation is MSSVKQLLPAQPISKAINWNKIQDDKDLEVWNRLTSNFWLPEKVPLSNDIPSWATLNAKEKQLTIRVFTGLTLLDTVQNIIGAPTLMKDAVTPHEEAVYSNICFMEAVHARSYSSIFSTLCMTSDVDDAYRWSEENVALQNKAAIVLSYYNGEDPLMKKVASVFLESFLFYSGFYLPMYWSSRAKLTNTADLIRLIIRDEAVHGYYIGYKFQQALKLESAERQRQIKDQAFDLIQDLYDNEVRYTEELYDGVGWSEDVKKFLHYNANKALMNLGYEALFPASMADVNPAILSALSPNADENHDFFSGSGSSYVIGKAVNTEDEDWNF